In Ornithinibacter aureus, the genomic stretch GTGCCGATGAGTGGACAGGGCCTCGCCTCCCTAGCTTCTCTACCATGTCCGCTTGTCAGCGAACTCACAGCGAACAGTCGGATTTTAGGTTACGAACAGGTCACGCTACGGTTCTCGAATGCTTCTCGCCCCCGTGCCCGTCCCGAGGTCCGTCATCCTGTGAGCACTTCATACCGGGGGCGCCACCACACCGGACGCCACCGCGTGTCAGGCCGTAGCGCGCGCCTGCCTCGCGCCCTGTCCTCCAGCTTCGTGCTGCCCACGCTGGCCGCCGCAGCCCTGGTAGTGACTGCCACGGGCGCGAGCGTGGCCGAGTCGCCCCCGGCGTTGACCCTGGACTTCACGAAACAGGAGGCGGCAGTCGCCCGCTCCGAGGAAGCCGCGGAAGAGGCCACCGTCTCCGACCTGGCCACCCGCCGCCAGGCCTCTGCGATGCAGAGCGCAGCCCTGCAGGGACGCGCCGAAAGCCAGCTGCGTGCAGCGCGCAACGCTGCGCGAAAGGCCGCCGCCGAGAAGGCCGCCCGCGCCAAGGCCGAGCAGGAGGGCAAGCGGTGGGTTGAGGCGCTGCGCGGCGGGCGACTGACCTCCGACTTCGGGCCACGCTGGGGCAGAAACCACGATGGCCTGGACATTGGAGCCCCCTCCGGTACCCCGCTCTATGCCATGTCCCGGGGAACCGTGGTCCGCTCCTTCCTGCACCCCACCTTCGGCAACAAGATCGAGATCAAGTACTGGGATGGCTCCGTCTCCTGGTACGCCCACATGAGTGCCCGCCTGGTGCGTGCCGGTGACACGGTCATGCCCGGTGACATCGTCGGCCGCGTCGGAAGCACCGGAAACTCGACCGGACCGCACCTGCACCTCGAGATCCACCCCGCCGCCGGGGTCGACAACCCGATGAACCCAGCCTCATGGTTGCGCAGCCGGGGAGTCATGGGTGCCTGACCGGGAGGCTCGACCGCGCGGAGTGATCCCGCTCAGCGGGCATCTGACAAACAGGGGCGCCCACCGCAGGGCCAGCCAGCGATGGTTGACCACGTCCTCACAGCCACCGACGTGGGTCCACGAAGTCTCCGTCTTGTAGAGCCTCGAAATGGAGATGACACCCGGTCGAGGTCCCGGTGGTGCCGACGTAGCCCACGACGTCGCCGCGCGAGATGCTGCCACTTCGCTTGCGGATGCTCTGCATGTGGTTGTACGTGGTCGCCAAGCCGTCGCCCGAGACGATGCCGTGGTCGATGACGACCCGGTTGCCATATCCACCTCCGTCGCCGGCCATGATGATGGTGCCATCGGCGGCAGCCCGGATTGGCGAGCCGCACGGCGCTGCGTAGTCGCGACCCGCGTGCAGCTTCCAGTACTGGTAGATCGGGTGAAAGCGCTGACCGAACTCAGAGCTGATCCGACCGCTGCTCGGGGCGCTGAGGTACCCGCCGGAGCGTCCTGGGGCCTCGTCGCCCCCACCGGAAGAGCCGCCAGGACTGGTGGCCGTCTTCCCGCCGCCCGCCGCGCGTCGGCTTGCCGCCGCCTTGCGAGCTTCTTCAGCGCGTCGAGCTGCTGCCGCCCTGCGAGCCTCCTCAGCGCGTTGGGCGAGTACCTTCTTGAGGCGTTCCTGCTCGGCCTGCATCGTGGCGAGCCTGGCCTTGTTCGCAACGAGCTTGTCCGCGACGGCGCGGGCCTGTGCGGCCTGGTTCGCTGCGAGCTGGTCGAGGTCGGCCTTGGCCCGGGCGGCATCATCCCGGGCGCTTTCGGCGCGGGCAAGGGCGGCCTCGGCCTGCTCCTTCTTCTCCGCCGAGTCCGCGCGCAGGGCGGACAGGTGGTCCTCTAGGGCGGTCAGGCTGGCCTGCTCGGTGGCCAGCCGCTCCATCGTTTCGCCTTGAACGCCCATAACGGTGTCGACGAGTGCCAGCCGGTCGGCGAACTGCTGCGGGTCGGTGCTCGACAGGGCCATGTCAAGCTGCCCAAAGCCCTGCTCCTGGTAAACCTGCGCAGCGAACTGGGCGACCCGCGTTCGGCTGGCCGAGACCTGCATCGTCGTGGCACTGAGCTGGGCCTGAGCCTTGTCCTCGCTCGCCTTCGCGGCCTCAAACTCCTGAGCCGCGACGGAGTTCGCTCGATCTGCAGCCAGTGCTTTGGAGACGGCGTCTGCCAACGCGATCCGGGCGGCCGGGAGTCTGCCCTTGGTCGCCTCGAGCGCGACGTAGGCGGCACTGAGGTCTTGGCTGGTGTCATCGAGCAGCTCCTTGAGTTGCTCCACCCGCGCGTCGACTTTCAGCTTCTCCTTGTTGGGGTCGGCAGCCGACGGAGTGGCCTGGGCCGTCGTGATCGCCAACGCGCCTGCACACAGCAACGCCACACCGGCGGTACCGACGATGCGATGATTCGCAGCCCGCGAAGGAGTACGCCCTCGTCCCATGAGCACCATTTGTAACAGACCCAGGACCTTTCGCTCGACATGTGGACCCAGCTGCCCTGAGGGAACTGGGCGCTTTGCGACGGCCCCGCGCAAGACCATTGTTGACTCTTCAGTCAAATCCCTGAGGTCGCACTCATGTCAATCACGGGCGCGCGTCATGCTAGGGGGGATCGCACGAGCCTTTACCTGGTCCACGAACTGGACCCCAAAGGCACCGCACAGGCATGCTGGGCCATGAGCTGGAACCGGCACCCAACGCTCTCGCCGCCACCTTCGTCAACCCCATGCCGGCCG encodes the following:
- a CDS encoding M23 family metallopeptidase, which produces MSGRSARLPRALSSSFVLPTLAAAALVVTATGASVAESPPALTLDFTKQEAAVARSEEAAEEATVSDLATRRQASAMQSAALQGRAESQLRAARNAARKAAAEKAARAKAEQEGKRWVEALRGGRLTSDFGPRWGRNHDGLDIGAPSGTPLYAMSRGTVVRSFLHPTFGNKIEIKYWDGSVSWYAHMSARLVRAGDTVMPGDIVGRVGSTGNSTGPHLHLEIHPAAGVDNPMNPASWLRSRGVMGA
- a CDS encoding M23 family metallopeptidase; the protein is MVLMGRGRTPSRAANHRIVGTAGVALLCAGALAITTAQATPSAADPNKEKLKVDARVEQLKELLDDTSQDLSAAYVALEATKGRLPAARIALADAVSKALAADRANSVAAQEFEAAKASEDKAQAQLSATTMQVSASRTRVAQFAAQVYQEQGFGQLDMALSSTDPQQFADRLALVDTVMGVQGETMERLATEQASLTALEDHLSALRADSAEKKEQAEAALARAESARDDAARAKADLDQLAANQAAQARAVADKLVANKARLATMQAEQERLKKVLAQRAEEARRAAAARRAEEARKAAASRRAAGGGKTATSPGGSSGGGDEAPGRSGGYLSAPSSGRISSEFGQRFHPIYQYWKLHAGRDYAAPCGSPIRAAADGTIIMAGDGGGYGNRVVIDHGIVSGDGLATTYNHMQSIRKRSGSISRGDVVGYVGTTGTSTGCHLHFEALQDGDFVDPRRWL